The following coding sequences are from one Acidobacteriota bacterium window:
- a CDS encoding outer membrane beta-barrel protein, translating into MRRLLVLSVLMLAAVAPANAQDGVGELTPIIGFRAGGTLNDAVTGESFSIQPSWSWGVVAGISLGSPNLIIEATYMQQLTRASSDVTFGGGLGGLHDMRIQTALAGVQWDFSPKARVRPLVSAAVGATSLEAQGGGQVTSFTASLSGGVKVMATRNFGARLELRTLALFSGGSLKGLCQFSECMVGLTGWGTLQVDVSIGTLFSF; encoded by the coding sequence ATGCGCCGTCTCCTCGTCCTTTCTGTGCTGATGCTCGCCGCGGTTGCGCCCGCCAACGCCCAGGACGGCGTCGGGGAGCTGACCCCAATCATCGGTTTCCGGGCGGGGGGAACCCTGAACGACGCCGTCACCGGCGAGTCCTTCTCCATCCAGCCGTCGTGGTCCTGGGGGGTCGTGGCGGGGATCTCGCTCGGTTCCCCGAACCTCATCATCGAGGCGACCTACATGCAGCAGCTCACGCGCGCGTCGAGCGACGTCACGTTCGGCGGGGGTCTCGGGGGTCTCCACGACATGAGGATCCAGACCGCGCTCGCGGGCGTGCAGTGGGACTTCTCGCCCAAGGCCCGGGTCCGTCCGCTGGTCTCGGCCGCCGTCGGCGCGACGTCCCTCGAGGCACAGGGGGGAGGCCAGGTGACGTCCTTCACGGCGTCCCTCTCGGGCGGCGTCAAGGTGATGGCGACCCGCAACTTCGGCGCCCGCCTCGAGCTCCGGACGCTCGCTCTCTTCTCGGGCGGCTCGCTGAAGGGCCTCTGTCAGTTCTCGGAGTGCATGGTCGGGCTCACCGGCTGGGGAACGCTTCAGGTGGACGTGTCCATCGGAACGCTGTTCTCGTTCTGA
- a CDS encoding NAD-dependent malic enzyme: protein MEKYSVRHDSKGAARLEVPYRGTRLLRHPIYTKGTAFTEEEREAFGLEGLLPHAVSTMEQQEKRVYANISRKADELEKFIGLASLQDRNEHLFYRTLVDHIEEFLPIVYTPVVGKACQEFSHIFRRSRGLWITPGHRGRIYEVLGNAPFADVRLIVVTDNERILGLGDQGAGGMGIPIGKLALYTAAAGIHPAQTLPISLDVGTDNESLLADPLYLGWRFPRLRGAEYDSLVEEFVQAVKKRFPKVLLQWEDFKKVNAFRLLDRYQKSITCFNDDIQGTAAVAVAGMMAGCRVTGIPVKEQRVVILGAGAAGIGIARLLRDTFSRAGVSGEALALATANIDSKGLVVDDVEIKDVHKRPFAWPAALAAKYGLGPGAPRDLLAVVKAVKPTVLIGTSGEPGTFTEAIIREMAKHVERPVIFPMSNPTSKTEAKPVDLVKWTDGRALMATGSPFDPVPHGGKKIVVGQGNNAFIFPGVGLGVLVSEAKEVTEAMFAAAAKALADEVKASDLASGSLFPSTSEIRRVSTAVAVAVVKVARDSGLGKAIPDAEIPKVVAAAMWNPAYLPTVAVPLRSDVHADDFVPALV, encoded by the coding sequence ATGGAGAAGTATTCGGTTCGGCACGATTCCAAGGGCGCGGCCCGGCTGGAGGTGCCCTACCGCGGCACACGGCTGCTCCGCCACCCCATCTACACGAAGGGCACGGCTTTCACGGAGGAGGAGCGCGAGGCGTTCGGCCTCGAGGGGCTCCTGCCCCATGCCGTCAGCACGATGGAGCAGCAGGAGAAGAGGGTCTACGCGAACATCTCGCGCAAGGCCGACGAACTCGAGAAGTTCATCGGGCTCGCATCCCTGCAGGATCGCAACGAGCACCTTTTCTACCGGACGCTCGTGGATCACATCGAGGAGTTCCTCCCGATCGTCTACACCCCGGTCGTCGGGAAGGCCTGCCAGGAGTTCAGCCACATCTTCCGGCGCTCGCGCGGCCTCTGGATCACGCCCGGCCACCGCGGCCGGATCTACGAGGTTCTCGGAAACGCGCCGTTCGCCGACGTCCGCCTGATCGTCGTCACGGACAACGAGCGCATCCTCGGCCTCGGGGACCAGGGCGCCGGCGGCATGGGCATCCCGATCGGGAAGCTCGCGCTCTACACCGCCGCCGCGGGCATCCACCCGGCCCAGACGCTCCCGATCAGCCTCGACGTCGGGACGGACAACGAGTCGCTCCTCGCCGACCCGCTCTACCTCGGCTGGCGCTTCCCGCGCCTGCGCGGGGCCGAGTACGACTCGCTCGTCGAGGAGTTCGTGCAGGCCGTCAAGAAACGCTTCCCCAAGGTCCTCCTCCAGTGGGAGGACTTCAAGAAGGTGAACGCGTTCCGGCTGCTCGACCGCTACCAGAAGTCGATCACCTGCTTCAACGACGACATCCAGGGCACGGCCGCCGTCGCGGTCGCCGGCATGATGGCCGGCTGCCGCGTGACCGGAATCCCGGTCAAGGAGCAGCGCGTCGTGATCCTCGGCGCGGGCGCCGCGGGCATCGGCATCGCGCGCCTCCTGCGCGACACGTTCTCGCGGGCGGGCGTCTCGGGCGAGGCGCTCGCGCTCGCGACCGCGAACATCGACAGCAAGGGTCTCGTCGTGGACGACGTCGAGATCAAGGACGTCCACAAGCGCCCGTTCGCGTGGCCCGCGGCCCTCGCCGCGAAGTACGGCCTCGGCCCCGGCGCGCCGCGCGACCTCCTCGCGGTCGTGAAGGCCGTCAAGCCCACGGTGCTCATCGGGACGTCCGGCGAGCCCGGCACGTTCACCGAAGCGATCATCCGCGAGATGGCCAAGCACGTCGAGCGGCCGGTCATCTTCCCGATGTCGAATCCGACGAGCAAGACCGAAGCGAAGCCGGTCGACCTCGTGAAGTGGACCGACGGCCGCGCCCTCATGGCGACCGGCAGCCCGTTCGACCCCGTCCCGCACGGCGGAAAAAAGATCGTCGTCGGCCAGGGCAACAACGCGTTCATCTTCCCGGGCGTCGGGCTCGGCGTCCTCGTCTCCGAGGCGAAGGAGGTCACGGAGGCGATGTTCGCCGCCGCCGCCAAGGCCCTTGCCGACGAGGTGAAGGCCTCCGACCTCGCGTCCGGCAGCCTCTTCCCGTCCACGTCGGAGATTCGGCGCGTCAGCACCGCCGTCGCCGTTGCGGTCGTCAAGGTCGCGCGCGACTCCGGGCTCGGCAAGGCCATCCCGGACGCCGAGATCCCGAAGGTCGTCGCCGCCGCGATGTGGAACCCGGCGTACCTGCCGACCGTGGCCGTGCCGCTGCGCTCGGACGTCCACGCGGACGACTTCGTTCCCGCGCTGGTCTAG
- a CDS encoding beta-lactamase family protein: MNSMRHRRAAAFLPVVLFLASAAPPARASADVPPAAFADPARRAKLLAALPAVEKAVASAVEKKKFPAAAFGVVVDGELVLAKGWGARGTAGGAVDADTVFRIASMTKSFTALAILKLRDEGKLSLDDAVAKWVPELAGMPKATKDSPEITIRHLLTHSEGFPEDNPWGDRQLAQSDAFLAAMVKAGIPFSNAPGVAFEYSNTGFALLGRVVANVSKMRYRDYVDANILKPLGMTSTYWEASAVPPGRLVTGMRLEGETPVEEPLLGDGAFGAMGGLFSTVHDLARYTAFFLSAWPPRDDADAGPVSRASLREMQQSARATGASARPAADGKPLRLAAGGYGYGLNARTTCSFRHVVSHGGGLPGYGSLMLWLPEHGVALVALANLRYAGWSGIFNDALDALAAGGGLKARVPQPSPALRAAYGAVNGLYAGWDDAAFDALAADNLVLDTPKEKRRSEFADLRAKHGACVPRALEAENALRGAWTLACERGEIALNVTLAPTRPPKVQLLEAKSGPAQAADEPCRP, translated from the coding sequence GTGAACTCCATGCGTCACCGCCGCGCCGCCGCGTTCCTGCCCGTCGTCCTGTTCCTCGCTTCGGCCGCGCCGCCCGCGCGCGCGTCCGCCGACGTCCCACCGGCGGCGTTCGCGGACCCCGCGCGCCGCGCGAAGCTTCTCGCGGCGCTGCCGGCCGTCGAGAAAGCCGTGGCTTCGGCCGTCGAGAAGAAGAAGTTTCCGGCCGCCGCGTTCGGCGTCGTCGTGGACGGCGAGCTCGTCCTCGCGAAGGGGTGGGGGGCGCGCGGGACGGCGGGCGGCGCCGTGGACGCGGACACGGTCTTCCGGATCGCGTCGATGACGAAGAGCTTCACGGCCCTCGCGATTCTCAAGCTCCGCGACGAGGGCAAGCTCTCGCTCGACGATGCGGTCGCGAAGTGGGTGCCCGAGCTCGCGGGAATGCCGAAGGCGACGAAGGACTCCCCGGAGATAACGATCCGGCACCTCCTGACACACTCCGAGGGTTTCCCCGAAGACAACCCGTGGGGCGACCGGCAGCTCGCGCAAAGCGACGCGTTCCTCGCCGCGATGGTGAAGGCTGGGATCCCGTTCTCGAACGCCCCGGGCGTCGCGTTCGAGTACTCGAACACGGGCTTCGCGCTCCTCGGGCGCGTCGTCGCGAACGTGTCGAAGATGCGTTACCGCGATTATGTGGACGCGAACATCCTGAAGCCGCTCGGGATGACCTCGACGTACTGGGAGGCTTCGGCCGTGCCGCCGGGGCGCCTCGTGACGGGCATGCGGCTCGAGGGCGAAACCCCCGTCGAGGAGCCGCTCCTCGGCGACGGCGCGTTCGGGGCGATGGGCGGGCTCTTCTCGACCGTGCACGATCTCGCGCGGTACACGGCGTTCTTTCTCTCGGCGTGGCCCCCGCGCGACGACGCGGACGCGGGCCCGGTTTCGCGCGCTTCGCTGCGCGAGATGCAGCAGTCCGCTCGCGCCACCGGCGCCTCCGCGAGGCCCGCGGCCGACGGCAAGCCCCTGCGCCTCGCCGCGGGCGGATACGGCTACGGCCTCAACGCCCGCACGACGTGCTCGTTCCGCCACGTCGTGTCGCACGGCGGCGGCCTGCCCGGCTACGGCTCGCTCATGCTCTGGCTGCCCGAGCACGGCGTCGCGCTCGTGGCGCTCGCGAACCTCAGGTACGCGGGCTGGAGCGGCATCTTCAACGACGCCCTCGACGCTCTCGCGGCGGGCGGCGGGCTCAAGGCGCGCGTCCCCCAGCCGTCTCCGGCTCTCCGCGCCGCGTACGGCGCCGTGAACGGGCTCTACGCCGGGTGGGACGACGCGGCCTTCGACGCCCTCGCCGCCGACAACCTCGTCCTCGACACACCGAAGGAGAAACGGCGCAGCGAATTCGCCGATCTGCGGGCGAAGCACGGCGCCTGCGTGCCCCGGGCGCTCGAGGCCGAGAACGCGCTGCGCGGAGCGTGGACCCTCGCGTGCGAGCGCGGCGAGATCGCCCTCAACGTCACGCTCGCGCCGACGCGGCCGCCGAAGGTGCAGCTCCTCGAGGCGAAATCGGGCCCTGCGCAGGCCGCCGACGAGCCCTGCAGGCCCTGA
- a CDS encoding tryptophanase yields MNFRTIIEPFRIKSVETVKETTPEYRRRAIAQAGYNVFLLPAADVLIDLLTDSGTGAMSAAQWGALIQGDESYAGSRSFYRFRDVIQDLTGFKHVIPTHQGRAAERILFHTVLKKGDVVPNNNHFDTTRANIEVEGAEARDLVIPEGRIPSLVHPFKGNIDLVALEKTLAEDGGRVPLVMVTVTNNSGGGQPVSLENLRGVRALCDRYKKPFFLDACRFAENAYFVKRREKGQEGRTPKAIAQEMFSLADGCTMSAKKDGLANIGGFLAMNDDAWAENARNLTILTEGFPTYGGLAGYDLEAIAQGLIEVVEEHYLQYRIRSIEYLADKLDAGGVPMIKPSGGHAVYLDARALLPHIPPVRYPGIALANALYETGGIRGVEIGTVMFGMKPDGREEPGPMDLVRLAFPRRVYTQSHVDYVSEVVLEVARNAAALPGYRITSAPRVLRHFTARFEPIAS; encoded by the coding sequence ATGAATTTCCGCACGATCATCGAGCCGTTCCGGATCAAGTCCGTCGAGACCGTCAAGGAGACGACGCCCGAGTACCGCCGCCGCGCGATCGCCCAGGCCGGCTACAACGTCTTCCTCCTGCCCGCCGCGGACGTCCTCATCGACCTCCTGACCGACTCGGGCACGGGCGCGATGTCGGCCGCGCAGTGGGGCGCGCTCATCCAGGGCGACGAGTCCTACGCGGGCAGCCGGTCGTTCTACCGTTTCCGCGACGTCATCCAGGACCTCACGGGCTTCAAGCACGTGATCCCGACGCACCAGGGCCGCGCGGCCGAGCGCATCCTGTTCCACACCGTCCTCAAGAAGGGCGACGTCGTCCCGAACAACAACCACTTCGACACGACGCGCGCGAACATCGAGGTCGAGGGCGCCGAGGCGCGCGACCTCGTCATTCCCGAGGGCCGCATCCCTTCGCTCGTCCACCCCTTCAAGGGGAACATCGACCTCGTCGCCCTCGAGAAGACGCTCGCCGAGGACGGCGGCCGCGTGCCGCTCGTCATGGTCACGGTCACGAACAACTCGGGCGGCGGCCAGCCCGTCTCGCTCGAGAACCTGCGCGGGGTCCGCGCGCTCTGCGACCGCTACAAGAAGCCGTTCTTCCTCGACGCCTGCCGCTTCGCGGAGAACGCGTACTTCGTGAAGCGCCGCGAGAAGGGGCAGGAGGGCCGGACGCCCAAGGCCATCGCGCAGGAGATGTTCTCCCTCGCGGACGGCTGCACGATGTCTGCGAAGAAAGACGGCCTCGCGAACATCGGCGGCTTCCTCGCCATGAACGACGACGCGTGGGCCGAGAACGCGCGGAACCTCACGATCCTCACGGAGGGCTTTCCGACGTACGGCGGCCTCGCCGGCTACGACCTCGAGGCCATCGCGCAGGGGCTCATCGAGGTCGTCGAGGAGCACTACCTCCAGTACCGGATCCGCTCGATCGAGTACCTCGCGGACAAGCTCGACGCCGGCGGCGTCCCCATGATCAAGCCGTCCGGCGGCCACGCCGTCTATCTCGACGCGCGCGCCCTCCTCCCGCACATCCCGCCGGTGAGGTATCCCGGGATCGCGCTCGCGAACGCCCTCTACGAGACGGGCGGCATCCGCGGCGTCGAGATCGGCACCGTGATGTTCGGAATGAAGCCCGACGGGCGCGAGGAGCCGGGGCCCATGGACCTCGTGCGCCTCGCGTTCCCGCGCCGCGTTTACACGCAGTCGCACGTCGACTACGTGTCGGAGGTCGTCCTCGAGGTCGCGCGAAACGCGGCCGCTCTTCCGGGCTACCGGATCACGTCGGCCCCGCGCGTCCTCCGCCACTTCACGGCCCGCTTCGAGCCGATCGCGTCGTGA
- a CDS encoding DUF3943 domain-containing protein — MVPALRARRRHLPPASRECDGARADDGPATGREGHQRPQPSGCEPPPGRFSLGLDSLTTDPPARPDVRWDLPLEPPFRPAPAPGEPLRGVRNSTATFGTKFWRGTLIITGTELASGVVLALLPKENTKWDSETLSRAGSNFVRAWTELPTWDGDIPFHNWIGHPYAGAFYYNMIRSQGGTVLQSFGFAAFQTVMWEYVLESWAEQPSIQDLITTSIMGSALGELFHRWSVAILRKGRLNFGQKALVFFLNPSYVINNGYRPPE, encoded by the coding sequence GTGGTTCCGGCGCTGCGTGCTCGCCGCCGGCATCTGCCTCCCGCTTCTCGCGAATGTGACGGGGCCCGGGCCGACGACGGCCCTGCGACCGGACGCGAAGGCCATCAGCGGCCTCAGCCTTCGGGCTGCGAGCCACCGCCGGGGCGTTTCTCCCTCGGTCTCGACTCCCTGACGACGGACCCCCCGGCCAGGCCCGATGTCCGGTGGGACCTGCCCCTCGAGCCGCCCTTCCGGCCGGCGCCGGCCCCCGGCGAACCGCTCCGCGGCGTTCGGAACTCGACCGCGACGTTCGGCACGAAGTTCTGGCGAGGCACGCTCATCATCACGGGCACGGAGCTCGCGAGCGGGGTCGTCCTCGCGCTGCTGCCGAAGGAGAACACGAAGTGGGACTCCGAGACCCTCAGCCGCGCCGGCTCGAATTTCGTCCGGGCGTGGACGGAGCTGCCGACCTGGGACGGCGACATTCCCTTCCACAACTGGATCGGGCACCCGTACGCGGGAGCCTTCTACTACAACATGATCCGGTCCCAGGGGGGGACGGTCCTCCAGTCCTTCGGCTTCGCCGCCTTCCAGACCGTGATGTGGGAGTACGTCCTCGAGTCGTGGGCCGAGCAGCCGAGCATCCAGGACCTCATCACGACGTCGATCATGGGCTCGGCCCTCGGCGAGCTCTTCCATCGCTGGTCGGTCGCCATCCTGAGGAAGGGGCGCCTGAACTTCGGGCAGAAGGCCCTGGTCTTCTTCCTCAACCCGTCCTACGTGATCAACAACGGCTACCGGCCACCCGAGTGA
- a CDS encoding OmpA family protein: protein MYDQEGMPRMGNGCTSYALTLKFLRGGKETWVFLQAGEGDGSYSMTVSEREAMKQDVAVNELADKLAKDGFIALYVNFDTGKATIKPDSARTLDDAAAALKAAAALRVEVAGHTDNVGAPERTCASPGARALGRARGARHQDRPDDREGLRTDDARGRQPHGGRTRQEPARGTGQEVAASTAWISETPQSARRPRCGRVSGSPCGSGAACSPPASASRFSRM from the coding sequence ATGTACGACCAGGAGGGGATGCCGCGCATGGGGAACGGGTGCACGAGCTACGCCCTGACCCTGAAGTTCCTGCGCGGCGGCAAGGAAACCTGGGTGTTCCTCCAGGCCGGCGAAGGCGACGGTTCGTATTCGATGACGGTTTCAGAACGCGAGGCGATGAAGCAGGACGTCGCCGTGAACGAGCTGGCCGACAAGCTCGCCAAGGACGGGTTCATCGCGCTGTACGTCAACTTCGACACCGGGAAGGCGACGATCAAGCCCGACTCGGCCAGGACTCTCGACGACGCGGCGGCCGCTCTCAAGGCGGCCGCGGCTCTTCGTGTCGAGGTCGCCGGGCACACCGACAACGTGGGCGCGCCCGAGCGAACCTGCGCCTCTCCCGGAGCGCGCGCCCTGGGCCGCGCTCGTGGGGCGCGGCATCAAGACCGACCGGATGACCGCGAAGGGCTACGGACAGACGACGCCCGTGGCCGACAACCGCACGGAGGAAGGACGCGCCAAGAACCGGCGCGTGGAACTGGTCAGGAAGTAGCGGCGTCGACGGCATGGATCTCGGAGACGCCGCAGTCCGCTCGTCGACCTCGCTGCGGCCGAGTGAGTGGGTCTCCGTGTGGTTCCGGCGCTGCGTGCTCGCCGCCGGCATCTGCCTCCCGCTTCTCGCGAATGTGA
- a CDS encoding endonuclease/exonuclease/phosphatase family protein: MNSRTRLFPALAALLLAAGLVLSPAARASGGAPITLMTWNTYFGFDEGPLFAAAASGDPELIAAAVSGVWAQVHATDFHVRAAEIAKKVKAARPDLFGVQEAVQYVRLDGATFEPMEVIDHLAILIEALAAEGMFYEMRSVVEDTSVMLPDADGNVVMLLDRSAILVRVDLPPGQRRLAVSNPKSGTFSLLAELCIVPAADGSCEVPLVIKRGWASVDVGTKGAKFRFVVAHLEDVPAPVANEEPSPLEQLQLAQAAELTLGENGPFATDLRVILAGDFNTDAATLWPTYRFLTAPAPAGPGLKDAWLALHPKEAGLTWGPNPDLLAPFPAFTQRIDFVFLKGEDFSLVSADVVGNTRGDVAPSGLWPSDHAGLVVKLVP, encoded by the coding sequence ATGAACTCACGTACGCGTCTCTTTCCCGCGCTCGCGGCCCTCCTGCTCGCCGCGGGCCTCGTACTCAGCCCCGCGGCGCGCGCGAGCGGCGGAGCGCCGATCACTCTCATGACCTGGAACACGTACTTCGGCTTCGACGAGGGGCCGCTTTTCGCGGCCGCGGCTTCCGGCGACCCGGAGCTGATCGCCGCCGCGGTGAGCGGCGTCTGGGCGCAGGTCCACGCCACCGATTTCCACGTGCGTGCCGCCGAGATCGCGAAGAAGGTGAAGGCGGCCAGGCCCGATCTCTTCGGAGTCCAGGAGGCCGTCCAGTACGTCCGGCTCGACGGGGCGACCTTCGAGCCGATGGAGGTGATCGACCACCTCGCGATCCTGATCGAGGCCCTCGCGGCCGAGGGAATGTTCTACGAGATGAGGTCCGTCGTCGAGGACACGAGCGTGATGCTCCCGGACGCCGACGGCAACGTCGTGATGCTCCTAGACCGAAGCGCGATCCTCGTGCGCGTCGACCTGCCGCCCGGCCAGCGGCGCCTCGCGGTTTCGAACCCGAAGAGCGGAACGTTCTCCCTCCTCGCCGAGCTCTGCATCGTGCCCGCGGCCGACGGATCGTGCGAGGTCCCGCTCGTGATCAAGCGCGGCTGGGCGTCCGTCGACGTCGGGACGAAAGGCGCGAAGTTCCGGTTCGTCGTGGCGCATCTCGAGGATGTGCCCGCGCCCGTCGCGAACGAGGAGCCCTCGCCGCTCGAACAGCTCCAGCTTGCGCAGGCGGCCGAGCTGACGCTCGGCGAGAATGGGCCGTTCGCGACCGATCTCAGGGTCATCCTCGCGGGCGACTTCAACACCGACGCCGCCACGCTCTGGCCGACGTACCGGTTCCTCACGGCGCCCGCGCCGGCCGGGCCCGGGCTGAAGGACGCGTGGCTCGCGCTGCACCCGAAGGAAGCCGGCCTGACGTGGGGCCCGAACCCCGACCTCCTCGCGCCGTTCCCGGCCTTCACGCAGCGCATCGACTTCGTTTTTCTCAAGGGAGAGGACTTCAGCCTCGTGAGCGCCGACGTCGTCGGCAACACGCGCGGCGACGTGGCGCCGTCCGGACTGTGGCCGTCCGACCACGCCGGCCTCGTCGTGAAGCTCGTGCCGTGA
- a CDS encoding endonuclease/exonuclease/phosphatase family protein — protein sequence MKSRSSLIAFFAAAAAALCLAAAPAASADGPKPVKVMTWNLFYGFDDGPVIAAAMSGDEAAIAEAATVAWGQIHATNFHRRVRDIALRVRLAEPDLIGVQEAVNYTQVGPTGSIVERLDHLEILVAALDQVGMKYEIVSSVDVTAVDLPVLDAVGNLTMVSLRDRNAILSRKGHGVTTSNPQRGIFQYILGPPDFPFPLAQGWASVDVAAWGHRFRFVTTHLEDASASPEELTPLQQAQAAELVNIHLASGLPVVFVGDFNTDGFRRWPTYKMLTQDFGLTDAWRAANRFAPGLTWGQSPDLLNPFPRLTQRLDLVLFSGAFRVTDADVVGATLLDRVPAGMWPSDHAGLVVTLVP from the coding sequence ATGAAAAGCCGCTCGAGCCTGATTGCCTTCTTCGCCGCAGCGGCGGCGGCGCTGTGCCTCGCGGCCGCCCCGGCCGCCTCGGCGGACGGGCCGAAGCCCGTCAAGGTGATGACGTGGAACCTCTTTTACGGATTTGACGACGGGCCGGTGATCGCCGCGGCGATGTCGGGCGACGAGGCGGCCATCGCCGAAGCGGCCACCGTGGCGTGGGGGCAGATCCACGCGACGAACTTCCACAGGCGCGTCCGCGACATCGCCCTTCGGGTCCGCCTCGCGGAGCCCGATCTCATCGGCGTCCAGGAAGCCGTGAATTACACGCAGGTCGGCCCGACGGGCTCGATCGTCGAGAGGCTCGATCACCTCGAGATCCTCGTCGCCGCGCTGGATCAGGTCGGAATGAAGTACGAAATCGTCTCGTCCGTCGACGTCACGGCCGTCGACCTGCCGGTCCTCGACGCGGTGGGAAACCTGACGATGGTCTCTCTCCGGGATCGCAACGCGATCCTCTCGCGCAAGGGCCACGGCGTCACGACCTCGAACCCGCAGCGCGGCATCTTCCAGTACATTCTCGGCCCGCCGGATTTCCCGTTCCCGCTCGCGCAGGGCTGGGCGTCGGTCGACGTCGCGGCATGGGGGCACCGCTTCCGTTTCGTGACGACTCACCTCGAGGACGCTTCGGCGAGTCCCGAAGAGCTCACGCCGCTCCAGCAGGCGCAGGCCGCCGAGCTCGTGAACATCCACCTTGCGTCCGGCCTGCCCGTCGTCTTCGTCGGCGATTTCAACACGGACGGCTTCCGCAGGTGGCCCACGTACAAGATGCTCACGCAGGACTTCGGCCTGACCGACGCGTGGAGGGCCGCGAACCGCTTCGCGCCGGGCCTCACGTGGGGCCAGTCGCCGGACCTCCTGAACCCCTTCCCGCGCCTCACCCAGAGGCTCGATCTCGTCCTCTTCTCGGGAGCGTTCCGCGTGACGGACGCCGACGTCGTCGGTGCGACGCTTCTCGACCGCGTCCCCGCCGGCATGTGGCCGTCCGACCACGCCGGTCTCGTCGTGACCCTCGTCCCGTGA
- a CDS encoding FAD-binding oxidoreductase — protein MAERADVAIIGAGVIGTSVAFQLSRLGAARVVLLEKESLPGTGSTAKANGGIRAQFTTDVNVAMSLASMEILDALAEEIGEPPMYRKAGYLFLTGDPKKLHAMESAAAFQRARGVSVEVLDAAGVRARAPYAEGPIAGGTFGPRDGFIDPGGLTNFFLREASRAGVRTLYGAGVTAVARAGAGFRLETGAGAVEAGVVVIAAGPWTGRVAALAGLDVPVEPVRRHIFVSGPCPHLAPVIPMTIDADSGVLVRREGSRVAIAWSNADEPPGFNAAFDPDFFLRFAEPLEARFPSIAAAGLDMHMSWSGLYEVTPDHHAVVGAVPEMPGLFVASGFSGHGVMHAPAAGRAIAELVLNGRSETVDVGPLALDRFRRGALIHETMVL, from the coding sequence ATGGCGGAGCGCGCGGACGTCGCGATCATCGGTGCGGGAGTCATCGGCACGAGCGTCGCGTTCCAGCTCTCGCGGCTCGGAGCGGCGCGCGTCGTCCTCCTCGAGAAGGAGTCGCTGCCCGGCACGGGCTCGACCGCGAAAGCGAACGGCGGCATCCGCGCGCAGTTCACGACGGACGTCAACGTCGCGATGTCGCTCGCGTCGATGGAGATCCTCGACGCGCTCGCGGAAGAGATCGGCGAGCCGCCCATGTACCGCAAGGCGGGCTATCTCTTCCTGACCGGCGACCCGAAGAAGCTCCACGCCATGGAGTCGGCCGCCGCGTTCCAGCGCGCGCGCGGCGTCTCCGTCGAGGTCCTCGACGCGGCGGGGGTGCGCGCGCGGGCGCCGTACGCGGAAGGCCCGATCGCCGGCGGAACGTTCGGCCCGCGGGACGGGTTCATCGACCCCGGCGGCCTCACGAACTTCTTTCTGCGCGAGGCGTCGCGAGCCGGGGTCAGGACGCTCTACGGCGCGGGCGTGACGGCCGTCGCGCGCGCGGGCGCCGGCTTCCGGCTGGAGACGGGCGCGGGCGCCGTCGAGGCCGGGGTCGTCGTGATCGCGGCGGGGCCGTGGACCGGGCGCGTCGCGGCCCTCGCCGGGCTCGACGTTCCCGTCGAGCCCGTCCGCCGGCACATCTTCGTGAGCGGGCCCTGCCCACACCTCGCGCCCGTGATCCCGATGACGATCGACGCCGACAGCGGCGTCCTCGTGCGGCGCGAGGGAAGCCGCGTCGCGATCGCGTGGTCGAACGCGGACGAGCCGCCGGGGTTCAACGCGGCGTTCGACCCGGACTTTTTCCTCCGCTTCGCCGAGCCGCTCGAGGCGCGGTTCCCGTCGATCGCCGCGGCCGGGCTCGACATGCACATGAGCTGGTCCGGGCTCTACGAGGTCACGCCCGACCACCACGCGGTCGTGGGCGCCGTGCCGGAAATGCCCGGCCTCTTCGTCGCGTCCGGCTTCTCGGGCCACGGCGTCATGCACGCGCCGGCCGCGGGGCGCGCGATCGCCGAGCTCGTCCTCAACGGGCGGAGCGAGACGGTGGACGTCGGGCCCCTCGCGCTCGATCGCTTTCGGCGCGGCGCCCTGATCCACGAGACGATGGTCCTCTGA